Proteins from a single region of Flavobacterium sp. K5-23:
- a CDS encoding alpha-amylase family glycosyl hydrolase: MKKYPILFLLFAMAFFVSCSSSKTINNKETVKTPFVWEAASVYFLMTDRFNNGDTSNDINYNRNKTTGKLRGFEGGDIKGISDKIDEGYFDKLGINAIWFTPIVEQIHDGVDEGTGYSYGFHGYWARDWTALDPNFGTKEDLAALVKKAHTHGIRIILDGVINHTGPVTAEDSVWPNDWVRTGPQCDYKTYETTTNCTLVKNLPDVKTESNQEVALPPFLIEKWKKEGRYEQEVASLDAFFERTSYPRTPKYYIIKWLTDYITEYGIDGYRADTVKHTDETVWADFKTQCDYAFETWKKNNPSKVLDNNSFYTMAEVYNYNISAGKSFDFGDKKINYYENGFNNMINFEFKWDAQKDYEFIFSKYSNALNNELKGYSVLNYLSSHDDGAPFDAKRTKTIESATKLLLSPGLAQVYYGDESARSLAIEGTEGDATLRSFMNWEDIKTNSETQKTLLHWQKLGQFRKTHLAIGAGIHKEISAQPYTFSRSFSKGNYTDQVVIGLDLPMGKKELSVGSVFVDGTKLKDAYSGKEATVTNGKVVIDSNFDIILLEK; encoded by the coding sequence ATGAAAAAATATCCAATCTTATTTTTACTTTTTGCAATGGCGTTTTTCGTTAGTTGTTCAAGTTCAAAAACAATAAATAATAAAGAAACCGTAAAAACTCCTTTCGTTTGGGAAGCGGCAAGTGTCTATTTTTTAATGACTGATCGTTTCAATAACGGTGACACTTCTAATGATATAAACTATAATCGTAATAAAACAACGGGGAAACTTCGTGGTTTTGAAGGTGGTGACATCAAAGGAATTTCGGATAAAATCGACGAAGGTTATTTTGACAAACTAGGAATAAATGCTATTTGGTTTACACCAATAGTTGAACAAATTCACGATGGCGTGGATGAAGGAACAGGGTATAGCTATGGTTTTCACGGTTATTGGGCTAGAGATTGGACGGCATTAGATCCTAATTTTGGAACCAAAGAAGACTTGGCCGCTTTAGTAAAAAAAGCACACACCCATGGAATTAGAATAATCCTTGACGGAGTAATTAACCACACAGGTCCAGTTACCGCTGAAGATTCTGTTTGGCCAAATGACTGGGTAAGAACGGGGCCTCAATGTGATTACAAAACCTATGAAACGACAACTAATTGCACCTTGGTCAAAAATCTTCCTGATGTCAAAACAGAAAGCAATCAAGAAGTGGCCCTCCCTCCTTTTTTAATCGAAAAGTGGAAAAAAGAAGGGCGATATGAACAAGAAGTCGCTTCTCTAGATGCTTTTTTCGAAAGAACGAGCTACCCAAGAACACCAAAGTATTACATCATCAAATGGTTGACGGATTATATCACAGAATACGGAATTGACGGTTACAGAGCCGACACAGTGAAACATACAGATGAAACCGTTTGGGCTGATTTCAAAACCCAATGCGATTATGCATTTGAAACTTGGAAAAAAAACAACCCAAGCAAAGTATTGGATAATAACTCGTTCTACACTATGGCTGAAGTTTATAATTACAATATAAGTGCAGGGAAATCTTTTGATTTTGGAGATAAAAAAATCAATTACTACGAAAATGGTTTTAATAATATGATCAATTTCGAATTCAAATGGGATGCTCAAAAAGACTATGAATTCATATTTTCAAAATATTCCAATGCCCTAAACAATGAGTTGAAAGGATACAGCGTTTTGAATTATTTATCCTCACATGATGACGGAGCGCCATTTGACGCCAAAAGAACAAAAACAATCGAGAGTGCCACAAAACTGTTGCTATCTCCTGGACTTGCTCAGGTTTATTATGGAGACGAGTCGGCGCGTTCTTTAGCAATAGAAGGAACAGAAGGCGATGCCACTTTGCGTTCATTTATGAATTGGGAGGACATTAAAACCAATTCCGAAACACAAAAAACACTTTTGCATTGGCAAAAATTAGGTCAGTTTAGAAAAACTCATCTTGCAATTGGGGCTGGAATTCACAAAGAAATTTCGGCTCAACCGTATACTTTTTCAAGGAGTTTTTCAAAAGGAAATTATACAGACCAAGTGGTTATAGGATTGGATTTACCAATGGGTAAAAAAGAGCTTTCCGTTGGAAGTGTTTTTGTTGATGGCACAAAATTAAAAGACGCCTATTCAGGAAAAGAAGCTACAGTAACAAATGGAAAAGTTGTTATAGACAGTAACTTTGATATTATTTTATTAGAAAAGTAA
- a CDS encoding diphosphomevalonate/mevalonate 3,5-bisphosphate decarboxylase family protein, translating into MFSTNDFIPTKYSQSIESGNSQWSAPSNIALVKYWGKKDNQIPANPSVSFTLKNCKTITKLAFAKKEKQDHFSFDLLFEGKPKEDFKPKIQKFLERIEVYLPFLKEYHFTIDTQNTFPHSSGIASSASGMAALAMNFMSLEKELNPEMSEDYFYQKASFLARLGSGSACRSVKGEVVVWGNQANIKGSSDLFGVEFPHTFHKNFKNYQDTILLVDKGEKQVSSTVGHDLMHNHPYAERRFEQAHENLDKLITIFENGNLTEFIKVVESEALTLHAMMMTSMPYFILMKPNTLQIINAIWKFRSETQIPVCFTLDAGANVHVLYPENVSENVLQFIKDELVGFCQNGQYICDEIGNGASK; encoded by the coding sequence ATGTTTTCAACAAACGATTTTATACCTACAAAATATTCTCAATCTATAGAAAGTGGTAATTCTCAATGGAGTGCCCCAAGTAATATTGCACTTGTAAAATATTGGGGGAAAAAGGACAATCAAATTCCGGCTAATCCATCTGTAAGTTTTACTTTGAAAAACTGTAAAACGATTACTAAATTGGCTTTCGCCAAAAAAGAAAAGCAAGACCATTTCTCTTTCGATTTACTTTTTGAAGGAAAACCTAAAGAAGACTTCAAACCGAAAATTCAGAAATTTCTGGAGCGTATCGAAGTGTACTTGCCTTTTTTAAAGGAATATCATTTTACTATAGACACACAAAACACCTTTCCTCATAGTTCTGGTATTGCGTCATCAGCTTCAGGGATGGCAGCTTTAGCGATGAATTTTATGAGTTTAGAAAAAGAGTTGAATCCAGAAATGAGTGAAGACTATTTTTATCAAAAGGCTTCTTTTTTGGCACGTTTGGGTTCTGGAAGTGCTTGTAGAAGCGTAAAAGGAGAAGTCGTTGTTTGGGGAAATCAAGCTAATATAAAAGGGAGTTCTGATTTATTTGGAGTTGAATTTCCACATACCTTTCATAAAAATTTCAAGAACTATCAAGACACCATTTTATTAGTTGACAAAGGAGAAAAGCAAGTTTCCAGCACTGTAGGTCACGATTTGATGCACAACCATCCGTATGCCGAAAGAAGATTTGAACAAGCACATGAAAACTTGGACAAATTGATTACCATATTTGAAAACGGAAATTTAACCGAATTCATTAAAGTGGTCGAAAGTGAAGCATTAACACTGCACGCAATGATGATGACTTCTATGCCTTATTTTATTTTAATGAAACCCAACACCTTGCAAATCATCAATGCGATTTGGAAATTTCGTAGCGAAACCCAAATCCCCGTTTGTTTCACACTTGATGCTGGGGCAAATGTGCATGTTTTGTATCCCGAAAACGTTAGCGAAAACGTTTTACAATTTATTAAGGACGAATTAGTTGGCTTTTGCCAAAATGGGCAGTACATTTGTGACGAAATTGGAAATGGAGCCAGCAAATAG
- a CDS encoding TspO/MBR family protein, which yields MNKITKILIVVVTCIAIGYFSGLVTRSSIETWYPTLVKPSFNPPNWVFAPVWSMLYIMMGVAAGLIWDRMDSDKEIVKKALVLFAIQLGLNALWSYLFFGLMNPMLALLGIVVLWLMIYETYIQFSKINKIAGYLFIPYLLWVSFAAVLNGSIWWLNR from the coding sequence ATGAACAAGATTACCAAAATTCTTATTGTTGTTGTTACTTGTATTGCCATTGGTTATTTTTCAGGATTAGTTACTCGCTCTAGTATCGAGACTTGGTACCCAACGCTTGTGAAGCCAAGTTTTAATCCCCCAAACTGGGTTTTTGCACCTGTATGGAGTATGCTTTATATAATGATGGGAGTTGCCGCAGGATTGATCTGGGATAGAATGGATTCCGACAAGGAAATAGTAAAAAAAGCGTTGGTTTTATTTGCTATTCAATTGGGATTAAATGCTTTGTGGTCTTATTTGTTTTTTGGATTGATGAACCCAATGCTTGCGCTTTTAGGCATTGTTGTTTTGTGGCTGATGATTTATGAAACTTATATTCAATTTTCTAAAATCAATAAAATAGCGGGTTATTTGTTTATTCCTTATTTATTATGGGTGAGTTTTGCCGCTGTCTTGAATGGTAGTATTTGGTGGCTGAATAGATAG
- a CDS encoding mevalonate kinase: MKGPLFYSKILLFGEYGIIRDSKGLSIPYNFYNGALKKEENPSLEAIASNASLNRFAIYLETLQKEQADLVQFDLAALKNDIETGMYFDSSIPQGYGVGSSGALVAAIYDKYAQNKITVLENLTREKLLQLKNIFSQMESFFHGKSSGLDPLNSYLSIPILINSKDNIEATGIPNQSFDGKGAVFLLDSGIVGETAPMVNIFMESLKDKGFRTMLKNQFVKYTDACVENFLGGDMKALFMNTKKLSKVVLNNFKPMIPEQFHAIWQKGIDTNDYYLKLCGSGGGGYILGFTEDIERAKLSLKDYKLEVVYQF; encoded by the coding sequence ATGAAAGGACCTTTATTTTACTCAAAAATATTACTCTTTGGAGAATACGGAATTATTCGTGATTCAAAAGGTTTGTCGATTCCTTATAATTTTTATAATGGAGCCCTGAAAAAAGAGGAAAACCCTTCACTGGAAGCAATAGCATCAAACGCAAGTTTGAACCGTTTTGCCATCTATCTTGAAACATTACAAAAGGAGCAAGCTGATTTAGTTCAATTTGATTTAGCAGCTTTAAAAAATGATATTGAAACTGGAATGTACTTTGATTCCAGCATCCCACAAGGATATGGTGTAGGAAGTAGCGGAGCTCTTGTAGCAGCTATCTACGACAAATATGCTCAAAACAAAATTACAGTTTTAGAGAATTTGACACGCGAAAAATTATTACAGTTAAAAAATATATTTTCTCAAATGGAGAGTTTTTTCCACGGAAAAAGCTCAGGTCTGGATCCTTTAAACAGCTATTTGAGTATACCAATATTAATTAATTCTAAAGACAATATTGAAGCAACTGGCATTCCTAATCAAAGTTTTGATGGCAAAGGAGCCGTGTTTTTATTAGATTCAGGCATTGTAGGAGAAACTGCTCCTATGGTAAATATTTTTATGGAAAGCTTGAAAGACAAAGGATTCCGTACGATGTTGAAAAATCAGTTTGTAAAATACACTGATGCCTGTGTGGAGAATTTCCTTGGAGGTGACATGAAAGCATTGTTTATGAACACCAAGAAACTTTCGAAAGTTGTATTGAATAATTTCAAACCAATGATTCCGGAACAATTTCACGCCATCTGGCAAAAAGGAATTGACACTAATGACTACTATTTAAAACTATGTGGCTCTGGAGGCGGTGGATATATCCTTGGTTTTACCGAAGACATAGAACGCGCAAAATTATCTTTGAAAGACTACAAACTAGAAGTCGTATATCAATTTTAA
- a CDS encoding glycerophosphodiester phosphodiesterase family protein, producing the protein MLKIGHRGVRGYEPENTLISFKKAIDMHVDAIELDVHLSADGELMVIHDETVDRTTNGKGLVNQLSLPELKRLVVNKKHSIPTLTEVLELVNQKCFVNIELKSYETANKVVDLIEKYVSERNWNYDQFLVSSFDWNALQQVTFLNSEIPIGVLTETDLDLAFAFAKFIQAKAIHPYFHLLTAENTIKLQEKGFQVYPWTVNELEDIKKTKSYNVNGIITDFPDRL; encoded by the coding sequence ATGTTAAAAATAGGCCATCGTGGAGTAAGAGGTTACGAACCAGAGAATACCTTAATTAGCTTTAAGAAAGCCATAGATATGCACGTTGACGCCATTGAGCTCGATGTACATTTAAGTGCCGATGGGGAACTAATGGTAATCCATGATGAAACAGTTGACAGAACCACTAACGGAAAAGGATTAGTAAACCAACTCTCTTTACCGGAATTGAAGCGGCTTGTAGTTAATAAAAAACATTCAATTCCAACGCTAACTGAAGTTTTAGAATTAGTAAACCAAAAATGTTTCGTCAACATAGAACTTAAAAGCTATGAAACCGCTAATAAAGTGGTGGATTTAATCGAAAAATACGTTTCGGAAAGAAACTGGAATTACGACCAATTTTTGGTTTCCAGTTTTGATTGGAATGCATTACAGCAAGTCACTTTCTTAAATTCGGAAATTCCGATTGGGGTATTGACGGAAACGGATTTGGATTTGGCTTTTGCTTTCGCCAAATTTATTCAGGCTAAAGCGATTCATCCCTATTTTCATCTATTGACAGCCGAAAACACGATTAAATTACAAGAAAAAGGGTTTCAAGTGTATCCATGGACGGTTAATGAACTGGAAGACATCAAAAAAACAAAATCATATAACGTAAACGGAATCATCACTGATTTTCCGGATAGACTATAA
- a CDS encoding IS630 family transposase, with the protein MGDFDSVNLYFQDESRFGLFTRNGKSVTAISVKPICAFQQVFKSTWLSGAFSPITGDHFQLILPHCNADNFQVFLDNFSKENPKELKIMVLDNGRFHKAKKLIIPENIVLVFLPPYSPELNPAEKMWAKYKREFSNKFYNSLEDVEDFITNVVKATSKKEVMSICGYSYVFLDKIWAI; encoded by the coding sequence GTGGGTGATTTTGACTCTGTAAACTTGTATTTTCAAGATGAATCGCGTTTTGGTTTGTTCACTCGAAACGGAAAATCAGTTACTGCTATTAGTGTTAAGCCGATTTGTGCTTTCCAACAAGTTTTTAAATCAACTTGGCTTTCTGGAGCTTTTTCGCCCATAACTGGAGACCATTTTCAATTAATACTCCCACATTGCAACGCTGATAATTTTCAAGTTTTTTTAGATAATTTCTCAAAGGAAAATCCGAAAGAACTCAAAATAATGGTGCTGGATAATGGAAGGTTTCATAAGGCAAAAAAATTAATCATTCCTGAAAATATTGTTTTGGTTTTTCTACCACCATATAGTCCAGAACTTAATCCCGCTGAAAAAATGTGGGCAAAATACAAACGAGAATTTTCTAATAAATTTTATAATTCATTGGAAGATGTAGAAGATTTCATTACTAATGTCGTAAAAGCTACAAGCAAAAAAGAGGTAATGAGTATCTGTGGATATAGCTATGTATTTTTAGATAAAATTTGGGCCATATAA
- a CDS encoding ATP-binding protein encodes MIKNKYFTEFKQHNIFIPLIIVILSCSSLIIINYLTIKILSASRAYVNGESHYSKGQKDATRHLTNYLFTKTPLQWELFNDELSVPLGDKAARIGLNNNHDIEIIKDGFRAGRNDEKDLDDLIWLYKHFHTVSFISEAFDEWEKADQLIDELELIGKDLHKKLNTITLSTEEKENIYQQITINTNKLSINQRDFSNSLGKATRLVKSYLLFTNIFFTLIIIGSVSIYYSVMIHKLRRSKQEIDDRNKNLIITNKELDKFVYSASHDLRSPILSLKGLIEIVKLEDDLDEIRIYLDLMNQTLDKQDQFIKEIIDYSRNKRKKVIATSFSLNQIIDEIISQHCYIKGANMITINKNLSVDEAHSDSLSLKIILNNLLSNAFKYFDEKKENPYISIKTYANEEFYKIEIEDNGIGIDKEHLDKIFEIFFVTNNTKKGSGLGLYLVKEAVKNINGTITVDSEMNVGSKFTLTIPKQYESQL; translated from the coding sequence ATGATTAAAAATAAATATTTTACAGAATTCAAACAACACAATATTTTCATTCCTCTGATTATTGTGATATTATCTTGCTCTTCGTTGATTATCATCAACTACTTAACCATTAAAATTTTATCGGCATCAAGAGCGTATGTAAATGGAGAATCTCATTATTCTAAAGGACAGAAAGATGCAACCCGCCACTTGACTAACTATTTATTCACTAAAACCCCCCTTCAATGGGAGTTATTTAATGACGAACTGAGTGTTCCTTTAGGAGATAAAGCCGCACGCATTGGTTTGAATAACAATCACGATATTGAAATAATCAAAGATGGATTTAGAGCTGGTCGAAATGACGAAAAAGATCTTGATGATCTAATTTGGTTATATAAACATTTTCACACCGTTTCTTTTATATCAGAAGCTTTCGATGAATGGGAAAAAGCAGATCAATTAATTGATGAGTTGGAATTGATTGGCAAGGATCTCCATAAAAAATTAAACACCATTACTTTAAGCACGGAAGAAAAAGAAAATATTTACCAACAGATAACAATAAACACCAACAAACTATCGATAAATCAACGTGATTTTTCCAACTCCCTAGGGAAAGCAACCCGATTAGTTAAATCCTACCTTCTTTTTACTAATATTTTTTTTACTTTGATAATCATTGGAAGTGTAAGTATTTACTACTCTGTAATGATCCACAAACTAAGGCGCTCGAAACAGGAAATAGATGACAGAAACAAAAATTTAATAATTACCAACAAAGAACTTGATAAGTTTGTTTATAGTGCTTCTCATGACCTAAGGTCACCTATTTTATCTTTGAAGGGTTTAATAGAGATTGTAAAATTAGAAGATGATTTGGATGAAATTAGGATTTATTTAGACCTAATGAACCAAACACTTGACAAGCAAGATCAATTTATTAAAGAGATAATTGATTATTCAAGAAATAAAAGAAAAAAAGTAATAGCTACTTCTTTTAGTTTAAATCAAATTATAGACGAGATAATTTCCCAACATTGTTATATTAAAGGAGCCAATATGATTACCATCAACAAAAATTTATCCGTTGATGAAGCTCACAGTGACAGTTTGAGTTTAAAAATTATTTTAAACAACTTACTATCAAATGCTTTTAAGTATTTTGACGAAAAAAAAGAGAATCCGTATATTTCTATTAAAACATATGCCAATGAAGAATTTTACAAAATAGAAATAGAAGATAATGGTATTGGAATTGATAAAGAACATCTAGACAAAATTTTTGAAATTTTTTTTGTTACCAATAACACCAAGAAAGGTTCCGGCTTAGGTTTATACTTAGTAAAAGAAGCTGTTAAAAATATTAATGGAACCATAACCGTAGATTCAGAAATGAATGTTGGAAGTAAATTTACATTAACTATACCAAAACAATATGAAAGCCAACTATAA
- a CDS encoding NAD(P)/FAD-dependent oxidoreductase, with amino-acid sequence MNQNFDIIIVGGGAAGFFTAINIVEKNPKLKVAILERGSEVLQKVRISGGGRCNVTHACFEPNELVKFYPRGEKELRGPFHQFCSGDTIEWFEKHGVELKIEADGRMFPVSNSSQTIIDCFLTATTKLGIQVLTGQSVQSIFKKENVWKIETQSENYIAEKLILATGSNPKIWDMLQTYGHAIVSPVPSLFTFNIKDSRIKELPGVAAQVTVKVKDTKLESTGPLLITHWGMSGPAILKLSAWGARTLFEKNYQFTIFVNWLNDMESAETEKILKDLKQEHAKKAVSKKSPFDFPNRLWESLVLASGIEVETKWADLTKIQLQNLVNQLTNATFQVNGKSTFKEEFVTAGGIDLKEINFKTMESKLHENLYFAGEIVNIDAITGGFNFQNAWTSGFILANGI; translated from the coding sequence ATGAATCAAAATTTTGACATAATAATAGTAGGTGGTGGAGCAGCAGGTTTTTTTACAGCCATTAACATCGTAGAGAAAAATCCAAAACTAAAAGTTGCCATATTAGAACGTGGCTCAGAAGTATTGCAAAAAGTACGTATTTCAGGTGGAGGAAGATGTAATGTTACCCACGCTTGTTTTGAGCCCAATGAATTGGTTAAATTTTATCCTCGTGGCGAAAAAGAATTACGCGGACCGTTCCATCAATTTTGTTCAGGAGATACGATCGAATGGTTTGAAAAACACGGAGTGGAACTTAAAATTGAAGCCGATGGAAGAATGTTTCCTGTTTCAAATTCTTCCCAAACTATTATAGATTGCTTTCTTACTGCAACAACTAAATTAGGGATTCAAGTATTGACAGGACAAAGCGTACAGTCTATTTTCAAGAAAGAAAATGTGTGGAAAATAGAAACACAAAGCGAGAACTACATTGCTGAAAAATTAATTTTGGCTACAGGAAGCAACCCTAAAATATGGGATATGCTACAAACTTACGGTCACGCAATCGTAAGCCCTGTCCCTTCCCTATTCACTTTCAACATAAAAGATTCAAGAATTAAGGAATTACCCGGAGTTGCCGCACAAGTCACTGTTAAAGTAAAAGACACAAAACTGGAATCAACAGGTCCTTTATTAATCACACACTGGGGAATGAGTGGTCCAGCGATATTGAAACTTTCCGCTTGGGGAGCTCGAACTTTATTCGAAAAAAACTATCAGTTTACCATTTTCGTTAATTGGCTGAATGATATGGAAAGTGCCGAAACGGAGAAAATCCTAAAAGATTTAAAACAGGAACACGCTAAAAAAGCAGTTTCAAAGAAATCGCCATTTGACTTCCCAAACCGTTTGTGGGAAAGTTTGGTTCTCGCTTCAGGAATCGAAGTGGAAACCAAATGGGCAGATTTAACAAAAATACAATTGCAAAATCTAGTCAATCAATTGACAAATGCCACTTTTCAGGTCAACGGAAAAAGTACTTTCAAAGAGGAATTTGTAACCGCTGGCGGAATTGATTTAAAAGAAATTAACTTTAAAACTATGGAAAGCAAATTACACGAAAACCTATATTTTGCTGGAGAAATCGTGAACATTGACGCCATTACCGGTGGATTTAACTTCCAGAATGCGTGGACGAGTGGGTTTATCTTGGCAAATGGTATTTAG
- a CDS encoding TIM-barrel domain-containing protein: protein MKKLLLLILVSTLSFAQNANRKFENFTKTNNSLEINTSDGKYIITPYSDKIVETSFIQKGERYNPISHAVVLAPIVGNSKVKETKNTLVLITKGITVTINKSPFQISYTYKNNFLLSEKNGYTKKDSTEVLDFNLNNSETLYGGGARVLGMNRRGNRLQLYNRAHYGYETRAELMNFTMPIVLSSKMYAIHFDNAPIGFLDLDSKKDNTLAYETISGRKTYQVIAGDSWKDVIENYTDLTGKQPLPPRWAFGNFASRFGYHTQAETEATIQKFRDEKIPVDAIILDLYWFGKTVQGTMGNLEWDKENFPNPKKMISDLNNDGVKTILITEPFILTTSSKWQEAVDKKILAVDKAGNPFKYDFYFGNTGLIDIFKPEGKQWFWNIYKDLINEGVGGLWGDLGEPEVHPSKLQHATGSADELHNIYGHNWAKLVQDGYKNDFPNQRPFILMRSGYSGSQRFGMIPWSGDVNRSWGGLQGQTEIALQMGMQGMAYMHSDLGGFAGANLDDELYTRWLQYGVFQPVFRPHAQEDVPSEPIFREEKTKNLARKAIELRYQMIPYNYTMAFENNQKGTPLMRPLLFEEPNNVAVQTISETYLWGNDFLVSPITHAGITEKTIYFPKSNNWFDFYTGKEHKAGSTEKVNLVYDHIPVFVRGGAFIPMAELVQTTRDYSTKKITLHYYIDASVKESSGKMYTDDGNTPDAFEKGNYEMLNFKASLKSNCLTVVLNSETGTNYTSTDRTIDLVIHNSNSAPIKIKVNGKTVPFSWSKETNQVQIPVQWEMKSSKKIKIQF from the coding sequence ATGAAAAAATTACTTTTATTAATACTCGTTTCAACCCTTTCTTTTGCCCAAAACGCAAACAGGAAATTTGAGAACTTTACCAAAACCAACAATTCATTAGAAATAAACACTTCTGATGGAAAATACATCATCACACCTTATTCGGATAAAATAGTCGAGACTTCTTTTATTCAAAAAGGAGAACGTTACAACCCAATTTCTCACGCAGTCGTTTTGGCTCCAATAGTTGGAAATTCAAAAGTAAAGGAAACGAAAAATACTTTAGTTTTAATAACCAAAGGAATAACAGTAACGATAAACAAATCTCCATTCCAAATTAGTTATACGTACAAAAACAACTTTCTGCTTTCAGAGAAAAACGGTTATACTAAAAAAGACAGCACTGAGGTTTTAGACTTTAATCTAAACAATTCCGAAACGCTTTATGGAGGTGGCGCACGCGTATTAGGAATGAATCGTCGTGGCAACCGACTGCAATTATACAATCGAGCCCATTATGGTTATGAAACACGTGCAGAGTTGATGAATTTTACGATGCCAATCGTATTATCTTCAAAAATGTATGCCATTCATTTTGATAATGCCCCGATTGGTTTTTTGGACTTGGACAGTAAAAAAGACAACACCTTAGCCTACGAAACTATTTCCGGAAGAAAAACCTATCAGGTAATTGCAGGAGATTCTTGGAAAGATGTAATAGAAAACTATACGGATTTAACTGGAAAACAACCTTTGCCTCCTCGTTGGGCTTTTGGTAATTTCGCCAGCCGTTTTGGATATCACACCCAAGCGGAAACGGAAGCTACTATTCAAAAATTCAGGGACGAAAAAATTCCGGTAGATGCCATTATCTTGGATTTATACTGGTTTGGAAAAACGGTTCAGGGAACAATGGGAAATCTAGAATGGGACAAAGAAAACTTCCCAAATCCTAAAAAAATGATCTCCGACTTAAACAATGATGGAGTGAAAACCATTTTGATTACGGAACCTTTTATACTGACCACTTCAAGCAAATGGCAAGAAGCGGTTGACAAAAAAATATTGGCTGTTGATAAAGCGGGAAACCCTTTTAAATATGATTTCTATTTTGGAAACACGGGACTAATCGATATCTTCAAACCCGAAGGAAAACAATGGTTTTGGAATATATACAAAGATTTAATCAATGAAGGCGTTGGTGGATTGTGGGGAGATTTGGGTGAACCAGAAGTACATCCGTCAAAATTGCAACACGCAACAGGAAGTGCTGATGAACTGCATAATATCTATGGACACAACTGGGCAAAACTTGTTCAGGATGGTTATAAAAATGACTTCCCCAATCAAAGGCCGTTCATATTAATGCGCTCGGGTTATTCCGGTTCTCAGCGTTTTGGAATGATTCCGTGGTCAGGAGACGTGAATAGATCTTGGGGTGGATTGCAGGGACAAACCGAAATCGCATTGCAAATGGGAATGCAAGGAATGGCCTATATGCACTCGGATTTAGGCGGTTTTGCTGGAGCCAATTTAGATGATGAATTGTACACGCGTTGGTTGCAATATGGCGTTTTCCAACCTGTTTTTCGTCCGCACGCGCAGGAAGACGTCCCTTCTGAGCCTATTTTTAGAGAAGAAAAAACAAAAAACCTAGCTCGAAAAGCAATCGAATTGCGATACCAGATGATTCCATATAATTACACAATGGCGTTTGAAAACAACCAAAAAGGAACACCGCTTATGCGTCCGTTGCTTTTTGAAGAACCAAATAATGTGGCTGTTCAAACCATTTCTGAAACGTATCTTTGGGGAAATGACTTTTTAGTAAGTCCAATCACGCACGCAGGAATCACTGAAAAAACAATCTATTTCCCAAAAAGCAATAACTGGTTTGACTTTTACACCGGAAAAGAACACAAAGCCGGTTCGACAGAAAAAGTAAATCTGGTTTACGATCACATTCCCGTTTTCGTTCGTGGAGGCGCTTTTATCCCAATGGCCGAATTGGTACAAACAACCAGAGATTACAGCACAAAAAAAATAACTTTACATTATTATATAGATGCTTCCGTAAAAGAGAGCTCAGGAAAAATGTATACTGACGATGGGAATACGCCAGATGCTTTCGAGAAAGGAAACTATGAAATGTTAAATTTCAAAGCTAGCCTCAAAAGCAATTGTTTGACTGTTGTTTTAAATTCAGAAACAGGAACCAACTATACTTCGACGGACAGAACAATAGATTTAGTAATCCATAACAGTAATTCAGCGCCAATAAAAATTAAAGTGAATGGTAAGACTGTCCCGTTTTCTTGGAGCAAAGAGACAAATCAAGTACAAATTCCTGTTCAATGGGAAATGAAATCTTCGAAAAAAATAAAAATACAATTCTAA